A genome region from Chryseobacterium sp. G0186 includes the following:
- a CDS encoding aspartate-semialdehyde dehydrogenase: MKVAVVGSTGMVGQVMLKVLEERNFPVTELIPVASERSVGKKVKYKQKEFTIVSMKDAIAAKPDIAIFSAGGSTSLEFAPLFAEAGTTVIDNSSAWRMDPDKKLVVPEINADVLTKEDKIIANPNCSTIQLVMVLGPLNKKYDLKRVIVSTYQSVTGTGKAAVDQLNGEISGDESIAKVYPYQIFKNALPHCDVFADDDYTKEEIKLMKEPKKILGDDTFNLTATAVRVPVQGGHSESVNIEFENEFELDEVRKILSETPGVVVMDDVKNNHYPMPFYLEGKDEVFVGRIRRDLSQPKTLNLWIVADNLRKGAATNAVQIAEYLVANNLV, from the coding sequence ATGAAAGTAGCTGTAGTAGGTTCAACAGGAATGGTTGGACAAGTTATGCTTAAAGTTTTGGAGGAGAGAAACTTCCCTGTAACAGAATTAATTCCGGTAGCATCCGAAAGATCTGTAGGTAAAAAGGTGAAGTATAAACAGAAGGAATTTACGATTGTAAGCATGAAAGACGCTATAGCTGCCAAACCGGATATTGCGATCTTCTCTGCCGGAGGTTCTACTTCCCTTGAATTTGCTCCATTATTTGCAGAAGCAGGAACAACAGTAATCGATAATTCCTCAGCATGGAGAATGGATCCTGATAAAAAATTGGTGGTTCCTGAGATCAATGCTGATGTCTTAACCAAAGAAGACAAGATTATTGCAAATCCGAACTGTTCTACCATTCAGTTGGTAATGGTTCTAGGACCTTTGAACAAAAAATATGATTTAAAGAGAGTTATTGTTTCTACCTACCAGTCTGTAACAGGAACAGGTAAAGCAGCTGTAGATCAGCTAAACGGAGAGATCAGCGGTGACGAGTCCATCGCTAAGGTATATCCTTATCAAATCTTCAAGAATGCACTGCCTCATTGTGATGTATTTGCAGACGATGATTATACTAAAGAGGAAATCAAGTTGATGAAAGAGCCTAAAAAGATTTTAGGGGATGACACATTCAATTTGACAGCAACAGCAGTAAGAGTTCCCGTTCAGGGAGGCCACTCAGAAAGTGTAAACATCGAATTTGAAAATGAATTTGAATTGGATGAAGTAAGAAAAATCTTATCTGAAACTCCGGGAGTTGTAGTAATGGATGACGTGAAAAACAACCACTACCCGATGCCATTCTACTTAGAAGGCAAGGATGAAGTCTTCGTAGGAAGAATAAGACGAGACCTTTCGCAGCCAAAAACGCTTAACCTCTGGATTGTAGCAGATAACCTAAGGAAAGGAGCCGCAACAAACGCTGTACAAATTGCAGAATACCTTGTAGCAAACAACTTAGTATAA
- a CDS encoding cation diffusion facilitator family transporter, which produces MNTPKNTHKDKIGFQKIIAAFGVILFIGKIIAWKLTNSDAVFSDAMESIVNVISAFMGLYSLHLAAKPKDDDHPYGHGKVEFVTSGIEGALIAIAGLMIIYEGIHSLIVGKTLSKIDLGIWIIAATAIINYLLGYISIKKGERENSLVLISSGKHLQSDTITTLGVVLSLIIVYFTKIYWLDSVVALIFGFYIIFVGYKIVRKSLSGIMDEQDPEILNQVIRILEENRRTEWIDVHNMKIQQFGASLHIDAHITLPWYYDLRDAHSEMEKVIILLAKNIKRNIEFNFHMDDCKPISCSVCQIEKCPVREKDFVKRVEWTPENVTSVDKHTAE; this is translated from the coding sequence ATGAATACCCCAAAGAACACCCATAAAGACAAAATAGGATTCCAAAAGATCATTGCTGCATTTGGAGTTATTCTTTTTATTGGAAAAATCATTGCATGGAAGCTCACCAATTCCGATGCCGTATTTTCTGATGCCATGGAAAGTATCGTCAACGTCATCAGTGCATTCATGGGGCTTTATTCTCTACATCTCGCAGCAAAACCTAAAGATGATGATCATCCATACGGTCACGGTAAAGTAGAATTTGTAACCTCCGGTATCGAAGGTGCTCTCATTGCTATTGCAGGCCTTATGATCATCTACGAAGGAATCCACAGCCTTATCGTAGGAAAGACCCTGAGCAAAATAGACTTGGGAATATGGATTATTGCAGCTACCGCTATTATTAATTACCTCCTGGGATATATTTCCATAAAAAAAGGAGAAAGGGAGAACTCACTGGTTCTGATCTCTTCCGGAAAACATTTACAATCTGATACCATTACAACACTAGGAGTAGTCCTCAGTTTAATCATTGTATACTTTACAAAAATCTATTGGCTGGACTCCGTGGTCGCTTTAATTTTTGGTTTTTACATCATATTTGTAGGCTATAAAATTGTACGTAAATCCCTGAGTGGCATTATGGATGAACAGGATCCGGAAATATTAAACCAGGTCATCAGAATCCTTGAAGAAAACCGAAGAACAGAATGGATAGATGTACATAATATGAAAATCCAGCAATTTGGTGCCTCACTTCACATTGATGCCCATATTACTCTTCCCTGGTATTATGATCTTCGTGATGCGCATAGTGAAATGGAAAAAGTTATTATTCTTTTAGCAAAGAACATCAAACGTAATATTGAATTCAATTTCCATATGGACGACTGCAAGCCGATTTCATGTTCTGTATGTCAGATTGAGAAATGCCCTGTCCGCGAAAAGGATTTTGTAAAAAGAGTGGAATGGACTCCGGAAAATGTAACCAGTGTAGATAAACATACTGCAGAATAG
- the nadB gene encoding L-aspartate oxidase has product MIKADVLVIGSGISGLSYAIKVSEQLPDAKIIIVTKSDEDESNTKYAQGGLAVVTDFQKDNFEKHIDDTMRAGDGENKRDVVEMVVKEAPARFNEIVEWGAQFDMKNGKFALGREGGHTENRIVHHKDITGFEIERALLETANSSPNIEILDHHYVIDIITQHHVPGKELNEGDIHCYGAYILDEKSKTIKKITSKITLAATGGAGHVYKNTTNPTIATGDGIAFVARAKGKVSNMQYYQFHPTALYSKMDGMLFLISEAVRGDGAKLRTKRGEKFMHKYDEREELASRDIVARAIDAEMKITGDEFVGLDCKEMNHEKFLEHFPNIYKKCKDEGIDPFTQLIPVVPACHYLMGGIEVDRDGQSSIRNLFAVGECTNSGLHGANRLASNSLLEGLVFGHNAAMKTVDLLNDNNFNFDDLKAVPEWNEEGMKIMDEMVIVSYLRKQLQEMMSDLVGIVRSNRRLNMALQKHQEIAAAVDEIYHYSILSPQLSELRNLTTVAHLIITQSMEMTENKGAFYNKDLV; this is encoded by the coding sequence ATGATAAAAGCGGATGTATTAGTAATTGGTTCCGGCATTTCCGGACTTTCCTATGCCATTAAAGTTTCTGAACAACTCCCTGATGCCAAAATAATCATCGTAACAAAGTCTGACGAAGACGAAAGCAATACAAAATATGCACAGGGCGGACTTGCCGTGGTGACAGATTTTCAGAAAGATAATTTTGAAAAGCATATTGATGACACCATGCGTGCTGGAGACGGAGAAAACAAACGCGATGTGGTGGAAATGGTAGTGAAAGAAGCACCTGCAAGATTTAACGAAATTGTAGAATGGGGTGCCCAATTCGACATGAAAAACGGAAAATTTGCTCTTGGAAGAGAGGGAGGCCATACCGAAAACAGAATTGTTCACCATAAGGATATCACAGGTTTTGAAATTGAAAGGGCCTTATTGGAAACTGCTAACAGCAGCCCAAACATTGAAATCCTTGACCATCATTATGTCATTGATATTATTACTCAGCACCATGTTCCCGGAAAAGAACTTAATGAGGGAGACATCCATTGCTATGGTGCTTATATTCTGGATGAAAAATCCAAAACAATCAAGAAAATCACTTCCAAAATTACGTTGGCTGCTACAGGAGGAGCCGGACATGTTTATAAAAATACGACCAACCCAACCATTGCAACAGGAGACGGAATTGCCTTCGTAGCCCGGGCAAAAGGAAAGGTTTCCAATATGCAGTATTACCAGTTCCATCCAACAGCTTTGTATAGCAAAATGGACGGAATGTTGTTTTTAATCTCAGAAGCCGTTCGTGGGGACGGAGCAAAATTAAGAACCAAAAGAGGCGAAAAATTCATGCATAAATATGATGAACGTGAAGAACTGGCATCAAGAGATATTGTTGCAAGAGCCATCGACGCCGAAATGAAAATTACCGGAGATGAATTTGTGGGGTTAGATTGCAAGGAAATGAATCATGAAAAATTCTTAGAACATTTCCCGAATATTTATAAAAAGTGCAAAGACGAGGGAATTGATCCATTCACCCAATTAATCCCTGTAGTTCCTGCCTGTCATTACTTAATGGGAGGTATTGAAGTAGACAGAGACGGCCAGTCTTCCATCAGAAATCTTTTTGCAGTAGGAGAATGTACCAACTCAGGATTGCATGGAGCCAACAGGCTTGCCTCAAATTCTTTATTGGAAGGATTGGTATTCGGGCATAATGCCGCCATGAAAACCGTAGATCTATTAAATGATAATAATTTCAATTTTGATGATCTGAAAGCAGTTCCGGAATGGAATGAAGAGGGAATGAAGATTATGGATGAAATGGTAATCGTAAGCTACCTTAGAAAGCAGCTTCAGGAAATGATGAGTGATCTTGTAGGTATTGTAAGAAGCAACAGACGTCTGAATATGGCGTTGCAGAAACATCAGGAAATTGCCGCTGCTGTTGATGAAATCTATCACTACTCCATCCTTTCACCTCAATTATCAGAATTAAGAAACCTAACCACCGTTGCCCACCTTATCATTACCCAATCTATGGAAATGACAGAAAACAAGGGCGCATTTTACAATAAAGATTTAGTGTAG
- a CDS encoding TonB-dependent receptor, translating into MKLINKSILTAVITLSTASVYYAQQVQDTAKAKSKDIEEVILRGVTDIAKDRKTPVAVSTIKAAQIIERQGNQELVEMLNTTPSVYATKGGGGFGDSQLTMRGFESRNIAVMVNGMPVNDMEGGTVYMSNWTGLSDVTSTMQVQRGLGSSKLAIASVGGTMNFLTRSADMKQGGAVRLGIGNNDFLKTSFAYNTGKSENGWAASFLMARQAGGTYVQNTDYESYTYFFALGYQPSKKHNLQFMMTSSPQWHDQRSYAPALGNYIYYNPDKDGTPYRPYNSDYGYYTSADGRRTNIANAMNYYSKPVMMLNWDWTISDKSTLSTVAYMSNGRGGGARNQGKVGGKGMQDFVDNEGHYNFNSIYAANGAVNPTIGAAGNTLIRSSSVNSHNWYGILMNFQHKINDNWNFSVGTDDRYYYGYHYQVVSDLYGAKGYTDSFNKNLPANNIVRNTYDYQKLNWNPFGGSNAPMEDRIAFSNDGEVLWYSGFGQVEYTAEKLTAYLQGSVSNQGYQRIDDFVKPGSVQQGQTVDRKTGFKNLFGYNIKGGANYNINNNHNVFANVGYYSKQPLMNSVYPSNQQVVNPNLTNEKIFSVELGYGFKTSNFNAKVNVYRTEWKDRWFRRGSVDFGNGIRGYSEISGITQLHQGIEAEAVYKVNRFLELQGMYSWGDYKYKGNASGSNFQDDNTPLETNGSNTSTLYLDKVNVGGTNNSVPQTTASLGATITPVTDLRIYGTWQYVGKVYSAMNVNDFTKPGNEALKLPDFNLFNVGASYKIKLKNESQYFTIGVNVYNLFDTTYIQDGVTNIKATDKINNAKDPDNGKTYQEAGRTYKGIADGNRVFFGFGRTWSTTLSFNF; encoded by the coding sequence ATGAAATTAATCAACAAATCAATACTAACTGCGGTTATTACTTTATCTACAGCTAGTGTTTATTATGCTCAACAAGTTCAGGATACAGCGAAGGCTAAATCCAAAGATATTGAAGAGGTAATCCTAAGAGGTGTTACGGATATCGCTAAAGATAGAAAAACACCAGTAGCAGTTTCTACCATTAAAGCAGCTCAGATTATTGAAAGACAAGGAAATCAGGAGCTTGTAGAAATGCTAAACACTACACCATCTGTATACGCTACAAAAGGTGGTGGTGGTTTCGGAGATTCACAGCTTACTATGCGTGGTTTTGAATCCAGAAACATCGCAGTAATGGTAAACGGTATGCCTGTTAACGACATGGAAGGGGGTACTGTGTACATGTCTAACTGGACTGGTTTATCTGACGTAACCAGTACAATGCAGGTACAGAGAGGTCTTGGTTCTTCTAAATTAGCAATTGCTTCTGTAGGGGGAACAATGAACTTCTTAACACGTTCCGCTGACATGAAACAAGGTGGAGCCGTTAGATTAGGTATCGGTAATAACGATTTCTTAAAAACTTCATTCGCTTACAATACAGGTAAGTCTGAAAACGGATGGGCTGCTTCATTCTTGATGGCAAGACAAGCAGGTGGTACTTACGTTCAAAATACAGATTACGAATCCTATACTTATTTCTTTGCATTAGGATATCAGCCAAGCAAGAAGCATAACTTACAGTTTATGATGACTTCTTCTCCACAATGGCACGATCAGAGATCTTATGCACCGGCTTTAGGTAACTATATTTATTACAACCCTGACAAAGACGGTACTCCATACAGACCTTATAACTCTGACTACGGATACTATACTTCAGCAGACGGAAGAAGAACGAACATCGCCAATGCTATGAACTATTATTCTAAGCCGGTAATGATGTTGAACTGGGACTGGACAATCAGTGACAAATCTACTTTAAGTACGGTAGCTTACATGTCTAACGGACGTGGTGGTGGTGCCAGAAACCAAGGTAAAGTAGGAGGAAAGGGAATGCAGGACTTTGTTGATAATGAAGGACACTATAACTTTAACTCAATCTATGCAGCGAATGGAGCTGTAAACCCAACGATAGGTGCAGCAGGAAATACATTGATCCGTAGCTCAAGTGTGAACTCTCACAACTGGTACGGGATCTTAATGAACTTCCAACACAAAATCAATGATAACTGGAATTTCTCTGTAGGTACTGATGACAGATACTACTACGGATACCACTATCAGGTAGTTTCTGATCTATATGGAGCAAAAGGTTATACAGATAGTTTCAACAAAAACTTACCTGCTAATAATATCGTTCGTAATACGTATGACTACCAAAAGTTAAACTGGAACCCATTCGGTGGATCAAACGCTCCAATGGAAGACAGAATTGCTTTCAGTAATGATGGGGAAGTATTATGGTACAGTGGTTTCGGACAAGTAGAGTATACTGCTGAAAAGTTAACTGCTTATTTACAAGGTTCCGTTTCCAACCAAGGATACCAAAGAATTGATGACTTTGTAAAGCCAGGTTCTGTTCAGCAAGGACAAACTGTAGACAGAAAAACAGGATTTAAAAACCTTTTTGGTTATAACATTAAAGGGGGTGCTAACTATAACATCAACAATAACCACAACGTATTTGCTAACGTTGGTTACTATAGCAAGCAGCCTTTGATGAACTCTGTATACCCAAGTAACCAGCAGGTAGTTAACCCTAACTTAACTAATGAGAAAATTTTCTCTGTTGAATTAGGTTACGGATTCAAAACATCTAACTTCAATGCAAAAGTTAACGTATACAGAACTGAGTGGAAAGACAGATGGTTCAGAAGAGGAAGTGTAGACTTCGGAAACGGAATCAGAGGATATTCTGAAATCAGTGGAATTACTCAACTTCACCAGGGTATTGAAGCAGAAGCAGTTTATAAAGTAAACAGATTCCTAGAATTACAAGGGATGTACTCTTGGGGAGATTACAAATACAAAGGAAATGCATCTGGATCTAACTTCCAGGATGACAATACTCCACTTGAAACAAACGGATCTAATACATCTACTCTTTACCTAGATAAAGTAAATGTAGGAGGTACCAATAACAGTGTTCCACAAACAACAGCTTCATTGGGAGCTACCATCACACCGGTAACAGATCTTAGAATTTATGGTACTTGGCAGTATGTTGGAAAAGTATATTCTGCAATGAACGTGAATGACTTTACAAAGCCAGGAAACGAAGCTCTAAAATTACCTGATTTCAATCTATTCAACGTAGGAGCATCTTATAAGATTAAACTGAAAAACGAAAGCCAGTATTTCACCATTGGTGTAAACGTTTACAACTTGTTTGACACAACTTATATTCAGGATGGTGTAACCAATATCAAAGCAACTGATAAAATTAACAATGCTAAAGATCCTGATAACGGTAAAACTTACCAAGAAGCAGGAAGAACTTATAAAGGTATTGCTGACGGAAACAGAGTTTTCTTCGGATTCGGAAGAACTTGGTCTACAACTTTATCATTCAACTTCTAA
- a CDS encoding NAD(P)H-dependent oxidoreductase: MNYLEALSRRYSVKKFNNQIIPQETLHNILESGKLSASSLGLQPYKIIIVESEEMKQKLIPAFYNPSQISTCSHLVVIISKKIIEENYIHGYFNHISEVRKTPLESLAPFKNSINQHITQKTQDEIFNWAEKQSYIVLANLMYAAAIESIDSCPMEGFRQDLIEEILNINPETEKVTVTLALGYRSEEDHFQHMKKVRKPNEKLFKFI; encoded by the coding sequence ATGAATTATTTGGAAGCTTTAAGCAGAAGATATTCTGTGAAAAAATTTAATAATCAAATCATTCCTCAGGAAACTCTTCACAACATTCTTGAGTCGGGGAAGCTATCTGCCAGCTCCTTGGGACTTCAACCCTATAAAATCATTATTGTTGAAAGTGAAGAGATGAAGCAGAAATTGATTCCTGCCTTCTATAACCCATCTCAGATCTCCACCTGTTCTCATCTTGTTGTTATTATTTCAAAGAAAATAATAGAAGAGAATTATATTCATGGATATTTTAATCATATATCTGAGGTAAGGAAAACTCCTTTGGAAAGTCTTGCTCCATTCAAGAACAGCATCAATCAACATATTACTCAAAAAACACAGGATGAGATTTTCAACTGGGCAGAAAAACAGTCCTATATCGTATTGGCCAATCTTATGTATGCCGCCGCTATAGAGAGTATAGACTCCTGCCCCATGGAAGGCTTCCGACAGGATCTGATTGAAGAGATTCTGAATATAAATCCCGAAACAGAAAAAGTAACCGTTACCCTCGCTTTAGGCTACCGTTCTGAGGAAGACCATTTTCAGCACATGAAAAAAGTAAGAAAACCAAACGAAAAATTGTTTAAATTTATTTAA
- a CDS encoding exosortase F system-associated membrane protein: MKILNWLLVIVGICGLIGVRILEEKLFYDPFLGYFHEANKNIGFPVFEWGKLILGYVFRFFLNLLFSCLIIQGLFKNKQWTLQGAVMMIIVFAIALPIYLYCIGNQFEIGYLFSFYMRRFVIQPLIILLIIPMFYYRKQVMMREE; encoded by the coding sequence ATGAAAATTCTTAATTGGCTTTTGGTTATTGTAGGGATCTGTGGACTGATAGGAGTAAGGATATTAGAGGAAAAATTATTCTATGATCCTTTTCTGGGCTACTTCCATGAAGCGAATAAAAATATTGGGTTTCCAGTTTTTGAATGGGGGAAATTAATTCTGGGATATGTTTTCAGATTTTTTCTTAATCTATTATTCTCTTGTCTGATTATTCAGGGTTTATTTAAAAATAAGCAATGGACTCTACAGGGTGCTGTGATGATGATCATCGTTTTTGCGATTGCTCTACCTATCTATTTATACTGTATTGGTAATCAGTTTGAAATAGGATATCTTTTTTCCTTTTATATGCGAAGATTTGTGATTCAGCCTTTAATTATATTGCTCATCATTCCGATGTTTTATTATAGAAAACAAGTGATGATGAGGGAAGAATAA
- the xrtF gene encoding exosortase family protein XrtF codes for MLKDFKPVLGILLRFIIIYVILLFAYQFYLNNGKDSGLDPFSGMIANQVSALQNTIGYSTKLYNDVKNEQVWFYVKNQYVTRMVEGCNAISVMILFVSFIFAFYKGAKTFVFIGVSLVLLYIMNLLRIVGLNVVMAEHKEYGKMFHDFVFPAIIYGSVVILWLVWIKFFALKHENS; via the coding sequence AAGGACTTTAAGCCGGTTTTAGGTATTTTACTGCGTTTTATTATCATTTATGTAATATTGCTTTTCGCGTATCAGTTTTACCTTAACAATGGTAAGGATTCTGGATTGGATCCCTTTTCAGGAATGATTGCTAATCAGGTAAGCGCCTTACAGAATACAATAGGGTATTCAACAAAGCTTTATAATGATGTAAAGAATGAGCAGGTCTGGTTTTATGTAAAAAACCAATATGTAACAAGAATGGTTGAGGGATGTAATGCCATCTCGGTGATGATCTTGTTTGTTTCTTTTATTTTTGCATTCTATAAAGGAGCAAAGACGTTTGTATTTATAGGAGTAAGCCTGGTTTTGCTATATATTATGAATCTTTTACGGATTGTAGGGCTTAATGTTGTGATGGCGGAGCATAAGGAGTATGGCAAAATGTTTCATGACTTTGTATTTCCTGCCATTATCTATGGAAGTGTTGTGATTCTTTGGCTGGTTTGGATTAAATTTTTTGCGTTGAAACATGAAAATTCTTAA
- the nadC gene encoding carboxylating nicotinate-nucleotide diphosphorylase: MKRPSYVTDKALKIFINNALEEDIQDGDHSTLSTIPKDLEQSAKLLVKQDCILAGVEIAEIIFNTFDKNLKIETFLKDGDTAKVGDIALIVTGSARSILSTERLVLNCMQRMSGIATLTHDWDTRLVGTKTKLLDTRKTTPNFRICEKWAVAIGGGTNHRYGLYDMIMLKDNHIDYNGSITNAVKMAKEYVKKSKKKLKIEVETRNLEEVQEAINAKVDRIMLDNMDVSTMNQAVKMINGSCESEASGGITRDMLKEIASTGVTYISVGALTHSAENIDLSLKAVK, translated from the coding sequence ATGAAAAGACCAAGCTACGTTACCGATAAAGCATTAAAAATTTTTATAAATAATGCCTTAGAAGAGGATATTCAGGATGGAGACCACTCTACCCTATCTACTATTCCAAAGGATCTGGAACAAAGCGCAAAGCTTTTAGTAAAGCAGGATTGCATTCTGGCGGGAGTTGAGATAGCAGAAATCATCTTCAATACCTTTGATAAAAACTTAAAGATTGAAACTTTTCTTAAAGATGGTGACACCGCAAAGGTTGGAGACATCGCTCTTATTGTAACCGGAAGTGCAAGATCCATCCTTTCCACAGAAAGACTTGTTCTGAACTGTATGCAAAGAATGAGTGGAATTGCAACCCTTACTCACGATTGGGATACTAGATTGGTAGGAACAAAAACGAAGCTTTTAGATACCAGAAAAACAACCCCAAATTTCAGAATCTGTGAAAAATGGGCTGTTGCCATTGGTGGAGGAACCAATCACAGATATGGTCTTTACGATATGATTATGCTTAAAGACAACCATATTGACTACAATGGAAGCATCACGAATGCTGTAAAAATGGCAAAGGAATATGTTAAAAAGAGCAAGAAAAAGTTAAAAATTGAAGTTGAAACAAGAAACCTTGAAGAAGTTCAGGAAGCCATCAATGCAAAAGTTGACAGAATTATGCTGGACAATATGGATGTAAGTACTATGAATCAGGCTGTAAAGATGATTAATGGTTCATGTGAGTCTGAAGCATCAGGAGGAATTACCCGTGATATGCTTAAGGAAATCGCATCAACAGGAGTAACATACATCTCTGTAGGCGCGCTTACACACTCGGCTGAGAATATCGATTTGAGTCTCAAAGCAGTGAAATAG